The following proteins are encoded in a genomic region of Lactiplantibacillus plantarum:
- a CDS encoding P8 family protein, which yields MAAAVEMNSMLDEKMTDVFDWSDSKLPVRDAIWNHFMDADSHDTDKTADEVAPYMSMDEAKLKSEVEKLLKA from the coding sequence ATGGCTGCAGCAGTTGAAATGAACAGTATGTTAGACGAAAAGATGACGGACGTGTTTGATTGGAGCGACTCTAAGTTACCCGTACGGGATGCGATTTGGAATCACTTTATGGACGCTGATAGTCATGATACTGACAAGACGGCTGACGAAGTAGCGCCTTATATGAGTATGGACGAAGCTAAGCTCAAGAGCGAAGTTGAAAAACTCTTAAAGGCTTAA
- a CDS encoding ABC transporter substrate-binding protein produces MKKWEKQTMKIAALGAMALTLAGCATAKSSSSQGNNPGKTIKIGVNMELSGSAAGYGDQQKQGIQLAVKKINKSGGIKVGGTKKKIQLVIRDNKTSNTTAASVAAQLVNNDKVVAVVGPATTSAGTAAIPNMTKAAVPSVSPSATDPDYTLQKSGKVQKYIFRACYQNNFQGATAATFVTKNLKAKRVAILTDNSSDYGTGLTKAFKKQYRGTVVSSQTFQEGDKDFNAILTALKHKKIDAIYAPGYYSEIGLIVKQARQAGIKAPIVGSDGMADAKLAQIAGKSNATNVYYTTPFSTKASATNKVASKFMSAYKAKYGSTAPTFSALAYDSVYMIKAAIEKEGSANSVKIADGLAKLKNFKGVTGTTTIDKQHNPEKTISIEQLTNGVVSKVYNVK; encoded by the coding sequence ATGAAAAAATGGGAAAAACAAACGATGAAGATTGCAGCACTTGGTGCGATGGCGTTGACACTGGCAGGGTGTGCCACTGCCAAATCAAGTTCAAGTCAAGGAAATAATCCTGGCAAGACTATTAAAATTGGGGTCAATATGGAATTGTCTGGATCTGCGGCCGGTTATGGAGACCAGCAAAAGCAAGGCATTCAGTTAGCCGTCAAGAAAATCAATAAGAGCGGTGGAATCAAGGTTGGGGGGACCAAGAAGAAAATTCAGTTGGTGATCCGGGACAATAAGACATCGAACACGACTGCTGCTTCCGTGGCTGCCCAGCTCGTGAATAACGATAAGGTCGTGGCCGTAGTTGGTCCCGCGACAACTAGCGCCGGGACTGCGGCGATCCCTAATATGACTAAGGCGGCAGTACCATCAGTCAGTCCATCAGCGACCGATCCGGATTATACGTTGCAAAAGAGTGGCAAAGTTCAAAAGTACATATTCCGAGCTTGCTATCAGAATAATTTTCAAGGAGCCACGGCAGCAACCTTTGTGACTAAGAACTTGAAGGCGAAACGCGTCGCCATTTTGACTGATAACTCCAGTGATTACGGCACGGGCCTAACAAAGGCGTTTAAGAAGCAGTATCGGGGCACGGTCGTTAGCAGCCAAACGTTCCAAGAGGGCGATAAGGACTTTAATGCCATCCTAACTGCGTTGAAACATAAAAAGATCGATGCCATATATGCGCCTGGTTACTATTCAGAAATCGGTCTAATCGTTAAGCAAGCGCGGCAAGCGGGAATCAAGGCTCCAATCGTTGGTAGTGACGGGATGGCGGATGCTAAATTAGCCCAGATTGCTGGCAAGTCTAATGCTACCAATGTTTATTACACGACGCCATTTTCTACTAAGGCTTCGGCAACGAACAAAGTTGCTTCGAAATTTATGAGTGCTTACAAGGCAAAGTATGGTAGTACCGCACCAACTTTTTCAGCACTCGCTTATGATTCGGTTTATATGATCAAAGCAGCCATCGAAAAGGAAGGCTCGGCTAATTCTGTTAAAATCGCCGATGGTTTAGCCAAACTTAAGAACTTCAAGGGTGTCACTGGGACGACGACTATCGATAAGCAACATAATCCTGAAAAGACGATTTCAATTGAACAATTGACGAATGGCGTGGTCAGCAAGGTTTATAACGTCAAATAG
- a CDS encoding branched-chain amino acid ABC transporter permease: protein MQTFGQQLINGLSLGSIYALLALGYTMVYGIIKLINFAHGDIYMLGAFWGYYSLKSLHFNFVAALLSAMVICAVSGVIIEYFAYRPLRHSPRITALITAIGVSFLLENGMSYFVGASARSFPQAIKVVTYHWGGLRVSNVQLLILGTACLLMILLELIIKRTKMGKAMRAVSVDPEAAQLVGINLNHTISFTFALGSAMAGAAGVLIGLYYNSIDPLMGMTPGIKAFVAAVIGGIGSVPGASLGGFIIGILETGVQAIGLSAYKDAVVYFVLIVILLVLPAGIFGKRTKEKV, encoded by the coding sequence ATGCAGACATTTGGACAACAATTGATCAACGGACTATCGCTAGGAAGTATCTACGCGTTATTGGCGCTAGGCTACACGATGGTTTATGGCATTATCAAATTAATTAATTTTGCACATGGCGATATTTATATGTTGGGGGCCTTTTGGGGCTATTACAGTTTGAAGTCACTACACTTTAACTTTGTTGCGGCGCTCCTGTCCGCAATGGTGATCTGCGCAGTTAGTGGTGTGATTATTGAATACTTCGCGTACCGCCCATTACGCCATTCACCGCGAATTACCGCGCTAATCACGGCAATCGGTGTTTCATTCTTGCTTGAGAATGGAATGTCATACTTTGTTGGTGCGAGTGCCCGTTCATTTCCCCAAGCAATCAAAGTGGTGACTTATCACTGGGGCGGATTGCGGGTATCGAATGTGCAGCTACTGATCTTAGGAACGGCGTGCCTATTAATGATTCTATTGGAATTAATTATCAAACGTACCAAAATGGGTAAAGCAATGCGGGCCGTTTCTGTTGATCCCGAAGCTGCACAGTTGGTGGGCATCAATCTTAACCATACGATTTCGTTCACGTTCGCATTAGGGTCTGCAATGGCCGGCGCTGCCGGAGTCCTGATTGGCCTATACTATAATTCGATTGATCCGTTGATGGGCATGACGCCCGGTATCAAGGCCTTTGTTGCAGCTGTGATTGGTGGGATTGGTTCCGTGCCTGGGGCTTCATTGGGGGGCTTTATTATCGGCATCCTGGAGACTGGTGTTCAGGCGATTGGCCTATCCGCATACAAGGACGCGGTGGTTTACTTTGTCTTAATTGTTATTTTGCTCGTGTTGCCGGCTGGAATATTCGGTAAACGAACCAAGGAAAAAGTCTGA
- a CDS encoding branched-chain amino acid ABC transporter permease produces the protein MKANLKTNMAWLGVMVIGFVVIDGLELMGVINSFIENMLVTIGINVILAVGLNLIIGFAGQFSLGHAGFMAIGAYATGIMTQTMATPAGFYLSMIVGMVIAMVAAVIVGIPTLRLRGDYLAIATMGAAEIIRILINNLKITNGAAGLFNIPALASWATVYVLMCLTTIITVNFIHSRGGRAVMAVRDDELAAGAMGINTTRWKLAAFVFGAATAAIGGSLHAAYIQTIAPGDFNIMASIAILIIVVLGGVGSITGTFVAAIVLGALDTILQNFGTIRMIIYSLALILIMLFKPAGLLGTWEFSFTRLFRRRSTKEAVNHE, from the coding sequence ATGAAAGCAAATTTGAAAACTAACATGGCGTGGCTCGGTGTGATGGTTATCGGCTTTGTTGTGATTGACGGTTTAGAGCTGATGGGCGTCATTAACTCGTTTATTGAAAATATGCTGGTGACGATTGGTATCAACGTTATATTGGCGGTGGGACTCAATCTGATTATTGGGTTTGCAGGCCAGTTCTCGCTTGGTCACGCCGGCTTTATGGCAATTGGCGCCTACGCGACTGGTATTATGACCCAAACAATGGCGACGCCCGCGGGATTTTATCTGTCGATGATCGTCGGCATGGTGATTGCCATGGTAGCGGCGGTCATTGTTGGCATCCCAACATTACGATTGCGCGGTGATTACTTAGCCATTGCGACGATGGGGGCGGCCGAAATCATTCGGATTCTAATCAATAATCTGAAAATTACGAACGGTGCAGCGGGGTTATTCAATATCCCGGCACTTGCTTCGTGGGCAACGGTGTACGTCTTAATGTGTCTGACAACGATTATCACGGTCAACTTTATTCACAGTCGCGGTGGTCGGGCCGTGATGGCTGTGCGGGATGATGAACTGGCGGCTGGTGCCATGGGAATCAATACGACGCGCTGGAAGTTGGCCGCTTTTGTCTTTGGCGCGGCGACTGCGGCGATTGGTGGGTCGTTGCACGCGGCCTACATTCAGACGATTGCGCCGGGTGATTTTAATATCATGGCTTCCATTGCGATTCTGATTATTGTCGTACTCGGTGGGGTCGGCAGTATTACCGGGACTTTCGTAGCCGCAATCGTATTAGGAGCGCTCGACACGATCTTACAAAACTTCGGTACGATCCGAATGATTATTTATTCATTGGCACTGATTTTGATTATGCTTTTTAAGCCAGCCGGACTGTTAGGAACGTGGGAGTTCTCATTCACGCGTCTATTCAGACGGCGATCAACTAAGGAGGCGGTTAACCATGAGTAG
- a CDS encoding ABC transporter ATP-binding protein, giving the protein MSSRLLDAQGLVKNFGGLTAVADVSLHFDQDELIGLIGPNGAGKTTLFNLLTGETPVSSGSISFYTDQGVVSLNGKQPAAIARVGISRTFQNIRLFKEMSVLDNVRIAMTNHYHERFLTSILRLPKYYQTERAMTQAAQALLAMFDLTAVADQPAKSLPYGIQRRLEIVRALATKPKLLFLDEPAAGMNPEETADLTRLIRRIQQEFHITVVLIEHDMSLVMNVVERLYVLEHGALLATGTPKAIQHDPAVIKAYLGGV; this is encoded by the coding sequence ATGAGTAGCCGGTTATTAGACGCACAAGGGTTGGTCAAAAACTTTGGCGGCCTGACCGCCGTTGCTGACGTTTCACTCCATTTTGATCAAGACGAGCTGATTGGTTTGATTGGCCCGAATGGTGCTGGTAAAACCACGTTATTCAACTTGTTGACTGGTGAAACGCCGGTTAGTTCGGGTAGCATTAGTTTCTACACAGATCAGGGCGTGGTGTCGTTAAATGGCAAGCAGCCCGCTGCGATTGCTCGGGTTGGTATTTCACGGACATTTCAGAATATCCGGTTGTTCAAGGAGATGAGTGTACTCGATAACGTGCGCATTGCAATGACCAATCATTATCATGAACGGTTTTTGACTAGCATCCTGCGCTTACCTAAGTATTACCAGACTGAGCGGGCAATGACCCAGGCGGCGCAAGCCTTATTAGCGATGTTTGATTTGACCGCCGTCGCTGATCAGCCCGCAAAGAGTTTACCATATGGTATTCAGCGGCGATTAGAGATTGTGCGGGCCCTGGCGACGAAGCCCAAGTTACTCTTCCTTGATGAACCCGCAGCGGGCATGAATCCCGAAGAAACGGCGGATTTGACGCGCTTGATTCGCCGAATTCAACAAGAATTTCATATTACCGTTGTGCTAATTGAACACGACATGTCACTAGTTATGAACGTAGTCGAGCGGCTCTACGTGTTGGAGCACGGGGCGTTACTGGCAACTGGGACGCCAAAAGCCATTCAACATGATCCGGCCGTTATCAAGGCCTATCTAGGAGGGGTGTAA
- a CDS encoding ABC transporter ATP-binding protein — protein MLKVRDLVVNYGAIQAVKGVSFDVQQGEIVTLIGANGAGKSTLLHTISGLMRPVSGSIHYLDQPIQKTAAPKIVRAGISQVPEGRHIFPGLSVQENLQMGAFLRQDRGQLAQTYQQVYDYFPILKKRRHQDAATLSGGEQQMLAMGRALMAQPKLMLLDEPSMGLAPIFINEIFEIIKAINQAGTTVLLIEQNANQALKIADHGYVLASGQVKLSGRGSELLANSEVQKAYLGG, from the coding sequence ATGCTTAAAGTACGTGATTTAGTCGTTAATTACGGCGCGATTCAGGCAGTCAAAGGTGTTAGTTTTGACGTGCAACAGGGTGAAATCGTTACGTTGATTGGTGCTAACGGCGCCGGGAAATCTACGTTGTTGCACACGATATCTGGCTTGATGCGTCCGGTCAGTGGTTCTATTCACTATTTGGATCAACCCATCCAAAAGACGGCCGCTCCTAAAATTGTGCGGGCGGGTATCTCGCAAGTTCCTGAAGGACGCCATATTTTTCCCGGCCTGTCTGTTCAAGAAAATCTACAAATGGGTGCTTTTTTACGGCAGGATCGGGGTCAATTGGCTCAGACTTATCAGCAAGTTTACGACTACTTTCCAATTTTGAAGAAACGTCGGCATCAAGATGCCGCGACGCTCTCAGGTGGTGAACAACAAATGTTGGCGATGGGCCGCGCACTGATGGCGCAGCCCAAGCTGATGTTGCTTGACGAACCTTCAATGGGATTAGCGCCCATCTTTATTAATGAGATCTTTGAGATCATCAAGGCAATCAATCAGGCTGGAACGACGGTTTTACTAATTGAACAAAATGCCAATCAAGCCCTGAAAATCGCTGACCACGGCTATGTCTTAGCTAGTGGACAAGTCAAGCTTAGTGGTCGGGGTTCCGAATTATTAGCTAATTCAGAAGTTCAGAAAGCTTATCTAGGGGGTTAA
- a CDS encoding CBS domain-containing protein yields MSVADYMTPRLVVVSPKTTISVAVELMKKNAIHRLPVMAGNRMVGLITHGIIQRAMPSQATSLSVYELNYLLTKTTVDQIMETAVQTVAATAQLETAIATMRKNKIGVLPVMTGDQVVGIITNNDILDAFLNIAGYGQPGIVTRVVVHHDHVGVIFAIGKVLTEHDLSIQTLMVVNHQAEKVIELHVNSEQAADVNQVLTAAGFEVQPVSD; encoded by the coding sequence ATGAGTGTTGCAGATTATATGACACCACGCCTGGTCGTTGTTAGTCCTAAAACGACGATCAGTGTGGCGGTCGAATTAATGAAGAAAAATGCGATTCATCGGTTACCTGTCATGGCAGGTAATCGAATGGTCGGCTTGATCACGCATGGTATCATTCAGCGTGCGATGCCATCACAGGCCACGAGTTTGTCGGTGTATGAATTAAATTACTTACTTACTAAGACGACGGTGGATCAAATCATGGAAACGGCGGTTCAAACTGTCGCAGCAACCGCTCAGTTAGAAACAGCGATTGCAACGATGCGGAAAAATAAGATCGGCGTACTACCAGTCATGACGGGCGACCAAGTTGTGGGCATCATTACTAATAATGATATCTTGGATGCGTTCTTAAATATTGCTGGTTACGGCCAGCCGGGAATCGTAACTCGGGTGGTGGTCCATCATGACCATGTCGGCGTAATTTTTGCCATCGGAAAGGTCTTAACAGAACACGATTTAAGTATTCAGACGTTAATGGTCGTAAATCACCAGGCTGAAAAAGTGATTGAGCTCCACGTGAATAGTGAACAGGCCGCCGATGTTAACCAAGTCTTGACAGCAGCAGGTTTTGAAGTACAACCGGTCAGTGATTAG
- a CDS encoding WxL domain-containing protein, which yields MKKVVGSLLMTSTILLGALTPIVGHAADGENRSGTTNATATFTANTTNPVDPVDPTDPTKPLDPKPGDGDNGANSGAGLSLIYAPGKLDFGSHEIDVINNQSYKALTGSDGSTVTMGSTSKVGLQVSDQRGTNAGWTLSVAAADGTDGNLSTLKGATVSLPAGTVISSGSEASNGSTGGNGAVGQAVELDLGSQASTSAGASFTGTTSGNVMTAADKSGAGITSDLLDPAAVKLNVVANTAAATTYKGVLNWTLTSSADN from the coding sequence ATGAAAAAAGTAGTAGGCAGTTTACTCATGACCAGTACCATTTTATTGGGGGCCTTAACGCCAATCGTTGGTCACGCGGCCGATGGTGAAAATCGGAGTGGGACGACGAATGCAACGGCAACGTTTACGGCAAATACCACTAATCCAGTTGATCCGGTCGATCCGACTGACCCAACGAAACCACTTGACCCTAAGCCTGGTGATGGCGATAACGGTGCCAATTCCGGTGCTGGTTTGTCACTGATCTATGCGCCCGGTAAACTTGATTTCGGTTCACATGAAATTGACGTGATCAATAACCAAAGCTATAAAGCATTAACAGGTAGCGATGGTAGCACGGTCACCATGGGGTCAACGAGTAAAGTTGGTTTACAAGTCTCTGATCAACGCGGGACGAATGCGGGTTGGACATTGAGTGTTGCCGCTGCGGATGGCACGGATGGTAACTTAAGTACGCTTAAGGGGGCCACGGTCTCCTTACCTGCAGGGACGGTCATTTCTTCCGGATCGGAAGCTAGCAACGGCAGTACCGGTGGTAATGGTGCGGTCGGACAAGCTGTTGAACTTGACTTAGGTAGTCAAGCTTCGACTAGTGCCGGGGCGTCCTTTACGGGGACAACTTCTGGGAATGTTATGACAGCAGCGGATAAGAGTGGGGCGGGGATTACGTCGGACTTGCTTGATCCGGCTGCAGTTAAGTTGAACGTCGTGGCTAACACGGCGGCCGCTACGACTTACAAGGGCGTCCTAAATTGGACATTAACATCATCAGCAGATAATTAA
- a CDS encoding DUF916 and DUF3324 domain-containing protein: MKKMMRWLGAILVMISGLAAVVPAQAANTDTSNNIGFSVAAQTPRNQIDKQATFFDLKMTAGQTQTLQTRIYNTTNRDIRVAMGIHTAYTNSGGAIEYVTPAKKYDASLQYRVDQLTKIKGPTTVTVPANGSKLVSAQTTMPTKDFNGALLGGWYFKRVDQKVTGEVKGATNISSEYSYVVGIKYSLGTAATPVLKLSDVAAGMVNYHRSIVVTLRNTAAVMIPRVTMKTTVTAKDSGKTVVKATKQGVMLAPNTTFNYPLLLNKQKLQAGTYHLHLVAHNSAHKWTFDRDFKISAATAKTYNQDTVDDNGISIWWLIGLGALGMLIVVLLILWLVLFLKKRRQSQD; this comes from the coding sequence ATGAAGAAAATGATGCGGTGGTTAGGGGCCATCTTAGTGATGATCAGCGGCTTGGCCGCGGTGGTTCCAGCACAGGCAGCCAATACGGACACCAGTAATAATATTGGTTTTAGTGTCGCGGCCCAAACGCCGAGAAACCAAATTGATAAACAGGCAACGTTTTTTGACCTCAAAATGACGGCAGGGCAGACCCAAACGTTGCAGACGCGAATCTATAATACGACTAACCGGGATATCCGCGTTGCGATGGGGATTCATACGGCATATACCAACAGTGGTGGCGCCATTGAATACGTGACCCCGGCGAAAAAGTATGATGCCTCACTGCAGTATCGGGTCGACCAATTGACTAAAATCAAGGGGCCAACGACGGTGACAGTTCCAGCCAACGGTTCTAAGCTGGTCAGTGCCCAAACGACCATGCCGACTAAGGATTTTAACGGTGCCCTGTTAGGTGGTTGGTATTTTAAACGCGTCGATCAAAAGGTCACTGGTGAAGTGAAGGGTGCTACGAATATTAGCAGTGAATATTCTTATGTGGTGGGCATCAAGTACAGCTTAGGGACTGCGGCCACGCCCGTCTTGAAACTAAGCGATGTCGCTGCTGGAATGGTTAATTATCACCGGAGTATCGTGGTGACGTTACGCAATACTGCAGCAGTGATGATACCACGGGTTACCATGAAGACGACGGTCACAGCCAAAGATAGTGGCAAAACCGTCGTAAAGGCGACCAAACAAGGCGTGATGTTGGCACCTAATACGACGTTTAATTACCCATTGTTACTCAACAAACAGAAGCTTCAAGCGGGGACGTATCATTTACACTTGGTTGCGCACAATAGCGCTCATAAGTGGACTTTTGACCGCGATTTCAAGATTAGTGCTGCCACGGCTAAGACGTATAACCAGGATACGGTTGATGATAACGGCATCAGTATCTGGTGGTTGATTGGTCTGGGCGCACTGGGCATGTTGATTGTAGTCTTACTGATTTTGTGGTTAGTGCTTTTCTTGAAGAAGCGGCGGCAATCCCAAGACTAA